CGTCGAGCTGAGCACGACCATCAACACGCGCGTGCGGGAGCTCGGCGACACGCTGGCGCCGCCGGTGCTGACCGTCGAGCACGTCGCACCCGACGAGTCCGACGCGTCCGGCACACCGGGTTTCGGCGACCTGGGCCTCATCGTGCTCCCCGGCGTCATCTTCATGTCGATCCTGTTCATCGGGCAGGGCCTCAGCAGCGACGTCTGGGAGGAGAAGCGGTTCGGGACGTTGCGCCGCGCGGTGTTCGCGCCGCCGTCGATGAGCGCCTTTCTCGCCGGGAAGCTGCTGGCCGGCGCGGGGCTCGTCGGCGCCGTCGCGCTGGTCGGCATCGCGGTCGGGGTGGTCTTCTTCGACCTGCCGCTGCCGCACGCGCCGCTGGCGATTGTCTGGACGACGTTCGCCGGCGTGGCGCTGCTCGTCTACTTCGTGCTGCTGCAACTCGTCGCCTCCAGCCCGCGGGCGGGCAACGTGTTGACGACGCTGGTCGTGTTCCCGGCCATGATGCTGGGCGGCTCGTTCTTTCCCTTCGAGGCGATGCCGGCGTGGATGGCGGCGATCGGGCGTTGGACGCCGAACGGGATCGCGGTGGTCCGCCTGAAGGAGATCGTGGCGGCCGCGCCGGACGCAGCGGGCCTGCTGACGGCGGCGCTGGCCATCGGCCTGCCCGCCCTCGCCGCGGGCGCCCTCTGCGGGCGGCTGCTGCGCGGCGCCTTCCTGATGCGTTGAGCGGGTGACGAGATGATGTGGCGGGACGTCCGGTTCATCGCGGGGCGCGACCTGGCGATGCTGATCCGCGAGCGCGAGATGGTCCTGTGGACCTTCCTGATGCCGATCGTCTTCTTCTACTTCCTCGGCACCGTGACGGGCGGGTTCGGGACCCCGGATCCCGATCGGCCCGACGCTCTCGCTCTCGTCGGCGCGGAGGAGGGCGGGTTCCTGGTCGACGAGCTGACCCGCCGGCTCGAGGATCAGAACTTCGCCGTGGTGCGGGCGTCTCCGGACGAGGCCGCGCGGTACGCGCGCCGGTTGACGCTGCCCGCGCCCGCCGACGGCTACGACGGCCTGACGGCCTCCATCCTGGACGGGCACCAGGCGGTACTCGCGTTCGAGCGCCGCGGCGAGGACCTCAACCGGCAGTACGACCAGTTGCGCGTGGGG
This genomic interval from Acidobacteriota bacterium contains the following:
- a CDS encoding ABC transporter permease; translation: MNGRFIGITAAKDLRRRLADPAALVMWFGLPLAIGAMIVALSSGGDGAGPRGRLLVADEDESFVSGMLAGAAGQGPLGELFDLTPVDRDEGRRIVDAGDASALLILPAGLQEAVLGEGTVEIRLVTNPAQRILPGMLEEALEIVVEAAFYGERVLGEPARRIADGPPPDSDFFSNDTIVELSTTINTRVRELGDTLAPPVLTVEHVAPDESDASGTPGFGDLGLIVLPGVIFMSILFIGQGLSSDVWEEKRFGTLRRAVFAPPSMSAFLAGKLLAGAGLVGAVALVGIAVGVVFFDLPLPHAPLAIVWTTFAGVALLVYFVLLQLVASSPRAGNVLTTLVVFPAMMLGGSFFPFEAMPAWMAAIGRWTPNGIAVVRLKEIVAAAPDAAGLLTAALAIGLPALAAGALCGRLLRGAFLMR